In one Paenibacillus sp. JQZ6Y-1 genomic region, the following are encoded:
- the ilvB gene encoding biosynthetic-type acetolactate synthase large subunit, with product MSAQIPNVQSTEQLREKWMKPEVITGSEMLLRSLLLEGVECVFGYPGGAVLYIYDAMHGFDDFKHLLTRHEQGAIHAADGYARASGKVGVCIATSGPGATNLVTGIATAYMDSVPLVVITGNVATTLIGTDAFQEADITGITMPITKHSYLVRDVEDLPRVIHEAFHIANTGRKGPVLIDIPKDVSAAKALFKPHTEPVVMRGYNPRVMPNKLQLDKLHQAIAEAKRPLILAGGGVVYSGGHEELLKFVETTGIPITTTLLGLGGFPSGNDLWIGMPGMHGTYAANNAIQQSDLLISIGARFDDRVTGKLDGFAPHAKIVHIDIDPAEIGKNVKTDIPIVGDVKTVLELLNTDAAHAHYADEWRAKIADWKKEKPFRYEDSDTVLKPQWVVEMLNDTTNGEAIVTTDVGQHQMWAAQYYRFNQPRSWVTSGGLGTMGFGFPSAIGAQMANPDRLVISINGDGGMQMCAQELAICAINNIPVKIVILNNQVLGMVRQWQELIYENRYSHIDLSGSPDFVKLAEAYGVKGLRATNKDEAKAAWQEAMDTPGPVVVEFIVNKHENVYPMVPQGATIDQMLMGDHE from the coding sequence ATGAGCGCGCAAATACCCAATGTGCAATCGACAGAACAATTACGTGAGAAATGGATGAAGCCGGAAGTCATTACCGGTTCCGAAATGCTGCTTCGCAGCCTGCTGTTGGAAGGTGTGGAATGCGTCTTCGGTTATCCGGGTGGTGCGGTACTATACATCTATGATGCGATGCACGGCTTTGATGATTTCAAACATTTGCTGACCCGCCATGAGCAGGGAGCGATTCACGCAGCTGACGGATATGCAAGAGCAAGCGGCAAAGTGGGCGTCTGTATCGCCACATCTGGACCGGGAGCAACGAATCTGGTAACCGGTATTGCCACTGCTTATATGGATTCGGTACCGCTGGTGGTTATTACAGGTAACGTAGCAACGACTCTGATCGGGACGGATGCTTTCCAAGAAGCGGACATCACGGGGATCACCATGCCGATTACGAAGCACAGTTATCTGGTGCGCGATGTGGAAGACCTGCCAAGAGTGATTCACGAAGCTTTCCACATTGCCAATACTGGTCGTAAAGGTCCAGTACTGATTGATATTCCGAAGGATGTATCGGCAGCCAAAGCACTGTTTAAACCGCATACGGAACCAGTCGTGATGAGAGGCTATAACCCACGTGTGATGCCGAATAAGCTGCAATTGGACAAGCTGCATCAGGCGATTGCCGAAGCGAAGCGTCCACTCATTTTGGCAGGCGGCGGGGTTGTCTACTCCGGCGGTCATGAAGAGCTGCTGAAGTTTGTTGAAACGACAGGCATTCCAATCACGACTACCTTGCTCGGTCTGGGCGGCTTCCCAAGCGGTAACGATCTGTGGATCGGTATGCCGGGTATGCACGGAACGTACGCAGCGAACAATGCAATTCAGCAATCAGATCTGCTGATCAGCATTGGCGCACGGTTTGATGACCGGGTAACCGGTAAGCTGGATGGCTTTGCACCACATGCGAAGATTGTACACATTGATATTGACCCTGCCGAAATCGGCAAAAACGTCAAAACCGATATTCCAATCGTTGGTGATGTGAAGACAGTACTGGAATTGCTGAATACCGATGCGGCTCATGCACATTATGCGGATGAATGGCGTGCCAAGATTGCTGACTGGAAAAAGGAAAAACCTTTCCGGTACGAGGATTCCGACACTGTACTGAAACCGCAGTGGGTAGTCGAAATGCTGAACGATACCACCAATGGTGAAGCGATTGTAACGACAGACGTTGGTCAACACCAGATGTGGGCGGCACAGTATTATCGTTTTAACCAACCGCGCTCATGGGTGACTTCCGGTGGCTTGGGTACTATGGGCTTCGGCTTCCCATCCGCAATCGGCGCACAGATGGCGAATCCAGATCGACTCGTTATCTCCATTAATGGTGATGGCGGTATGCAAATGTGTGCGCAGGAGCTGGCAATCTGCGCGATCAACAACATTCCGGTGAAGATTGTTATTTTGAACAATCAGGTGCTGGGTATGGTTCGTCAATGGCAAGAGCTGATTTACGAGAATCGTTATAGCCATATCGATCTGTCTGGTAGCCCAGACTTCGTAAAACTGGCCGAAGCATATGGCGTAAAAGGCTTGCGTGCTACGAACAAAGACGAAGCCAAAGCTGCATGGCAAGAAGCGATGGACACACCGGGTCCAGTCGTCGTTGAATTTATCGTAAACAAACACGAAAATGTATATCCGATGGTTCCACAGGGAGCCACCATTGATCAAATGTTAATGGGGGATCACGAATGA
- the ilvN gene encoding acetolactate synthase small subunit, producing MIATTYKHTIAVLVNDQPGVLQRVSGLFGRRGFNIESITVGQSEEAGLSRMVIVTSGNENTLEQVEKQLYKIIDVIKVIDLSSRPMVARELALIKVKAEPSERPEIMGVIETFRAAVVDIGPNSLMVQVVGDTDKIDAMIELLKPYGIRELSRTGATAMIRGNV from the coding sequence ATGATAGCGACAACGTACAAACACACCATCGCCGTATTAGTCAACGACCAACCAGGCGTGCTGCAAAGAGTCTCTGGACTCTTTGGCCGCCGTGGTTTCAATATTGAAAGTATTACGGTCGGTCAGTCCGAAGAGGCTGGTCTGTCCCGTATGGTTATCGTCACCTCTGGCAATGAAAATACGCTGGAGCAAGTGGAAAAGCAGCTGTATAAAATCATCGACGTGATTAAGGTTATCGACCTGAGTTCGCGCCCAATGGTGGCACGTGAGCTGGCACTGATCAAAGTAAAAGCAGAGCCATCCGAGCGTCCCGAAATTATGGGCGTTATCGAAACTTTCCGTGCCGCGGTTGTCGATATTGGCCCGAACAGCCTGATGGTTCAGGTTGTAGGGGATACTGACAAAATCGACGCCATGATTGAGCTGCTGAAGCCTTATGGCATTCGCGAGCTTTCCCGCACAGGCGCGACAGCGATGATTCGCGGTAATGTGTAA
- a CDS encoding ABC transporter permease, giving the protein MNNILKFFTRDSFTLPFVAIIMGLVLGALVMLIGGYNPIDAYSALLERVYGDSYDFGEAIREMTPLIMTGLAFAFAARTGLFNIGGEGQFLIGMTAASIVGIHVHGLPAFIHAPLAIIAGAVFGGLWAALAGFLKATRGVNEVISCIMLNWIGLYLSNLVINTFALQDGTTQSVNIEPSASIAIGWLSEMMGNARVHWGTLIALLAAVFFYIFMWKTKQGFELRAVGFNQDASKYAGMNVNRNIVKAMFISGAFAGLGGAFTVLGVFGYQSVMASSPGTGFDGIAVALIGMNNPFGVILGAILFGTLTYGSAGMSFSADVPPEIVRIVIGAIIFFIAAQGIVRWVLKPFYAKRKKEKVS; this is encoded by the coding sequence ATGAATAATATTTTAAAATTCTTTACTCGGGATTCCTTTACCCTGCCATTCGTGGCGATCATTATGGGTCTGGTGCTCGGTGCACTGGTTATGCTGATCGGTGGCTACAATCCGATTGACGCGTATAGTGCGTTGCTAGAACGCGTATACGGCGATTCGTATGACTTTGGTGAGGCGATTCGTGAGATGACCCCACTGATCATGACGGGTCTGGCATTTGCCTTTGCTGCTCGTACAGGTCTGTTCAATATCGGTGGTGAAGGTCAGTTTCTGATCGGGATGACCGCAGCTTCTATCGTAGGTATCCATGTACACGGTCTGCCTGCCTTTATCCATGCTCCGCTGGCGATTATCGCTGGTGCAGTATTTGGCGGTCTGTGGGCAGCGCTGGCGGGTTTCCTGAAGGCGACTCGTGGCGTGAACGAAGTCATTTCCTGTATCATGCTCAACTGGATTGGTCTGTATCTGTCCAATCTAGTTATCAATACGTTTGCTCTGCAAGATGGTACGACTCAATCGGTAAATATTGAGCCGTCCGCATCGATTGCGATTGGCTGGTTGTCCGAAATGATGGGTAACGCCCGCGTACACTGGGGTACGCTGATCGCTCTGCTGGCAGCTGTATTCTTTTATATTTTCATGTGGAAAACAAAACAAGGCTTCGAGCTGCGTGCTGTTGGCTTTAACCAAGATGCTTCCAAGTATGCAGGGATGAACGTGAACCGCAACATCGTCAAAGCGATGTTCATCAGTGGCGCATTTGCTGGTCTGGGCGGCGCGTTTACTGTACTGGGTGTATTCGGTTATCAGTCTGTTATGGCAAGCTCGCCGGGAACCGGATTTGACGGGATCGCGGTAGCATTGATCGGTATGAACAATCCGTTTGGCGTTATTCTAGGTGCGATTCTGTTCGGAACGCTTACGTACGGTTCGGCGGGTATGAGCTTTAGCGCTGATGTTCCACCGGAAATTGTGCGTATCGTTATCGGTGCCATTATATTCTTTATTGCCGCACAGGGGATTGTGCGCTGGGTGCTTAAACCGTTTTATGCTAAGCGCAAGAAAGAGAAGGTGTCATAA
- a CDS encoding ABC transporter ATP-binding protein → MNTATPVVELKQITKRFPGIVANDSISLKLFKGEIHALLGENGAGKSTLMNIVFGLYQPDEGGIEVDGKPVLIDSPNKAIELGIGMVHQHFKLVQPFTVTENIILGSEPKKGARINYKKATEEIRKLSEQYGLRVDPNAKIHDISVGMQQRVEILKTLYRGADILIFDEPTAVLTPQEISELMDIMQRLIKEGKSIILITHKLKEIMQIADTVTIIRRGKVIDTVKKSETSPQELAEKMVGRNVSFKVDKVPATPGEVVMEMQHIVSKNKDGMSVLNELNLHVKAGEILGIAGVDGNGQSELIEALTGLRHVDGGKIMLHGKDITNLTPRKITESGVAHIPEDRHKHGLVLDFSVSENMVLETYYKQPYNKNGFMQYDEVDKKSQRLVDAFDVRTPSIHTMARSLSGGNQQKAIIAREIDKNPDLLVAAQPTRGLDVGAIEFVQKQLIAQRDQGKAVLLISFELDEILNVSDRIAVIYEGQIVGEVLPEQTNDQELGLMMAGSTVKRGAVHE, encoded by the coding sequence ATGAATACAGCAACCCCTGTTGTAGAGTTGAAACAAATTACAAAACGCTTCCCCGGCATCGTTGCCAACGATTCGATTAGTCTCAAACTGTTCAAAGGCGAGATTCACGCGCTGCTAGGCGAGAATGGTGCGGGCAAGTCCACACTGATGAATATCGTATTCGGTCTGTATCAGCCAGATGAAGGCGGTATTGAGGTGGATGGCAAGCCTGTCCTGATCGATAGTCCGAACAAGGCAATTGAATTGGGCATCGGAATGGTCCATCAGCATTTCAAGCTGGTACAGCCATTCACTGTTACCGAGAATATTATTCTGGGCTCGGAACCGAAAAAGGGCGCCAGAATCAATTATAAAAAAGCAACGGAAGAAATCCGCAAGCTATCTGAGCAATACGGTCTACGCGTCGATCCGAACGCCAAAATCCATGACATTTCCGTCGGGATGCAGCAGCGTGTCGAGATCCTGAAGACACTGTACCGTGGCGCTGATATTCTGATCTTTGATGAGCCGACTGCCGTACTGACACCGCAAGAGATTTCTGAACTGATGGACATTATGCAGCGTCTGATCAAAGAGGGTAAGTCGATCATTCTGATTACGCATAAACTCAAAGAGATTATGCAGATCGCTGACACGGTAACGATTATTCGTCGCGGTAAAGTGATTGATACGGTCAAAAAATCCGAAACATCGCCGCAGGAACTGGCTGAGAAAATGGTCGGTCGCAACGTTAGCTTCAAAGTCGACAAAGTACCAGCAACGCCGGGCGAAGTAGTTATGGAAATGCAGCATATCGTTTCCAAAAACAAAGATGGCATGTCTGTATTGAACGAACTGAATTTGCATGTCAAAGCTGGTGAGATTCTCGGCATTGCCGGAGTCGATGGTAACGGTCAAAGTGAGCTGATTGAAGCGTTAACTGGTCTTCGTCATGTGGATGGCGGCAAAATCATGTTACACGGCAAAGACATTACCAATCTGACGCCGCGTAAAATTACCGAATCGGGCGTTGCCCATATTCCAGAAGACCGTCACAAACACGGTCTCGTGCTGGACTTCTCAGTCAGCGAAAATATGGTACTCGAAACGTATTACAAACAGCCATACAACAAAAATGGCTTTATGCAATATGATGAAGTCGATAAAAAGTCACAGCGTCTGGTGGACGCTTTTGACGTGCGTACGCCAAGCATTCATACGATGGCGCGCTCACTGTCTGGTGGTAACCAGCAGAAGGCAATTATCGCACGTGAAATCGATAAAAACCCTGATCTGCTCGTAGCAGCACAGCCAACGCGCGGTCTGGATGTCGGTGCGATTGAGTTTGTCCAAAAGCAGCTGATTGCTCAGCGTGACCAAGGAAAAGCAGTATTGCTCATTTCGTTTGAGCTAGATGAAATTTTGAACGTTTCCGACCGGATTGCTGTTATTTATGAAGGTCAAATTGTAGGTGAAGTGCTGCCGGAACAAACCAATGATCAGGAATTGGGCTTAATGATGGCGGGAAGCACCGTAAAGAGAGGTGCAGTCCATGAATAA
- a CDS encoding ABC transporter permease produces MDVLTVIGQLMNTTLVFATALIFTSLGGIFSEKSGVTNLGLEGLMVFGAFAAGVFGHYAQDAGMNGFAAASVGLFAAVVLGIIVSLIHAVASITFKADQVISGIVINFLAAGSTLYMVKLLFDGAGETELISGYSRMPIPGLSKIPLLGDALFNAYPTTYLAIILVFVSFYVLYKTPFGLRLRSVGEHPSAADTVGIKVNRMRYTGVMISGALAAIGGATITLTTTGTFAHNTISGQGYIAIAAMIFGKWNPIGAFGAAVFFGLAQAVRNYVQLFAWTQSIPPEIIYMLPYLLTIIVLVAAVGRSSAPSALGQPYDPSKR; encoded by the coding sequence ATGGATGTATTGACAGTAATCGGGCAGCTTATGAATACGACGCTGGTATTTGCTACAGCGCTCATATTCACTTCTCTCGGCGGTATTTTTTCAGAAAAATCCGGTGTGACTAACCTCGGTTTGGAAGGTCTGATGGTATTCGGTGCCTTTGCTGCTGGTGTATTCGGTCACTATGCACAAGATGCAGGCATGAACGGCTTTGCAGCGGCTTCCGTTGGGTTGTTTGCTGCGGTTGTACTCGGTATTATCGTATCGCTGATTCATGCGGTCGCTTCGATCACATTCAAAGCGGATCAGGTTATCAGCGGTATCGTAATCAACTTCTTGGCAGCAGGCAGCACGCTGTATATGGTAAAGCTGCTGTTTGACGGTGCGGGTGAAACGGAACTGATTTCTGGTTACAGCCGTATGCCTATTCCGGGTTTGAGTAAGATCCCACTGTTGGGTGATGCACTGTTCAATGCGTACCCAACGACGTATCTGGCGATTATTCTCGTCTTCGTTTCATTCTATGTATTGTACAAAACACCATTCGGTCTGCGTCTGCGTTCCGTTGGTGAGCATCCAAGTGCGGCAGATACTGTAGGTATCAAGGTCAATCGGATGCGTTACACTGGCGTTATGATCAGTGGTGCGTTGGCTGCCATCGGCGGTGCAACGATTACACTGACAACAACTGGTACATTTGCCCACAACACCATTTCGGGTCAAGGTTATATCGCGATTGCGGCGATGATCTTTGGTAAATGGAATCCAATCGGCGCATTTGGCGCGGCTGTATTCTTCGGTCTGGCTCAAGCGGTACGTAACTATGTACAGCTATTTGCATGGACGCAGAGCATCCCACCAGAAATTATCTACATGCTGCCATACCTGCTGACTATTATCGTACTGGTAGCTGCGGTAGGTCGCTCCAGCGCACCATCTGCGCTCGGACAGCCGTATGATCCAAGTAAGCGATAA